The window GGGGCAACACTAGAACCCGGCGATGGTGCCGGGGCCGTTGACAGCTACGACATGAAAGGCCTCGGCGCTCCGGCCCGATGGCAGGTTGGCCCGCTCCGCGGTGCGGAGCATCAGTCCCCGAACGGTGCGGTCCATGGCCTCAAGATCAGGATGCTGGCTGACATGGACATGGATCGCGGCGAGCTTGGCCTCTACGTGGTCGGTGACATCCATGACGTGGTTGTCCCGCTCATCCGGCCCCGCGAAGAGCCACAACCACGGCAGCTTGTAGGCCTCCAGCCCGGCCTCGGCGAGCTCCGGATAAGCGAACGGATTCTCCAGCGCCGGATAGACCGCACGGGTCACGGCCTCCCCCACCGCCAAGTGGTCCGGATGGCTCTTTTGGATCCGCGCCCAGTTCCGTTCCGGGTGCATGGAAAGCACGACGTCGGGCCGCAGCATGCGGATCAGCCGCACGACGTCGCGAATCACGCTGTGTGAGGCCTCGAGGTATCCGTCGCGCTCATGCAGGTAGTGGATGTCCGTCACCCCGACGAGGGCGGCGGCGCGGCGTTGTTCCTCAATCCGGAGCCGGGCAATCTCGTCCCGCTGGCCGGGGTCGAACCCTCCCGCGTCACCGTCGGTCATGATGCAGTAGCTGACCTGCACCCCTGCAGCGGTCCAGGCGGCGATTGTGCCGGCGGCGCCGAAATCGAGGTCGTCAGGATGGGCAGCAAAACAAAGCACCCGTTCGATCCGGTGGTGGGCCGGATCGAACGGGCTTTGTGCCAGGGCGGCGGAGGAGTTCAAGAGCTCAGCCCCGGCGCTTCTTGATTTCTTCGGTGGCCTGCGGAAGAACCTGGAACAGGTCCCCCACGATGCCGAAGTCGGCGATCTCGAAAATGGGTGACTCCGCGTCCTTGTTCACGGCGACGATCACTTTGGCGGTCTGCATGCCGGCCTTTTGCTGGATGGCCCCGGATATTCCCGCAGAGATATACAGCTGCGGTGAAACGGTCTTGCCGGTTTGGCCGACCTGCGCGTCGTGGCCGATCCAGCCGGCGTCAGTTGCGGCACGGGAGGCGCCGATCGCTGCGCCCAGGGCATCGGCGAGGTCTTCGAGGGGGCCGAAATTGCCGTCGACGCCCCGGCCGCCAGCCACGATGATCCGCGCCTCCGCGAGGTCAGGGCGGCCGCTGGCGGGCTTCTCATTGCGGGCCGTGATCCTGGCTGACGCCGCAGCGGCGGTGTCCGGCACCCGGACGGTGGAGGTGACCGGGGCCGTGCCGGTAACCGCGGGTTCCGGGGTGACGCTGTTGGCCTTAACTGTCAGGACAGTGACCGGCGTCGTGGCCTTGGCAGCGGTGGTGTACGAACCTGCCAGCACGGATTTGTGCGCCGTGCCGTCCGGGTCCACTGCGACGACGTCGGTGATGACCCCGGCACCGAGTTTAATGCCGAGCCTGGCAGCGACTTCGCGGGCTTCTGCCGAGTTCTCGGTCAGGACGATGGTGGCATCGGCCGTCTGCACGGCTGCTGCCAGGTAGGAGGCCTTCGGGCCGACGAGGTAGTCATTCAGGTCCGCAGCGGAGGGCCGGTACAGGGATTGAACCCCGTAGGCGCCCAGGGCCGCTGCGACGTCGTCGTGCAGTTCACCGTTCAGCGCGACCGCCGGTTCGCCCAAAGACCGGGCAATGGTGAGCAGTTCCAGACTGGACTTCTTGAGGACCTGGCCCGGGTTGTCAATGAATACGAGTACTTTTGCCATGGTGTGCGATCCCCTTAAAGCATCTTCTGGGCGGCCAGGAAGTCAACCAGCTTGATGCCGGCGTCCCCCTCGTCGGTGATGATGGTTCCGGCGGTGCGCGCCGGGCGCGCCTCAGCGGATTCGACGGCGGTCCAGGAGCCGGATGGCCCAACTTGCGACGGGTCAACGCCGATGTCGGCGAGGCCCAGGGTGGTGATCGTTTTCTTCTTGGCCGCCATGATGCCCTTGAAATTCGGGTACCGGGGGTCATTGATCTGGTCCGTGACCGAGACGAGTGCAGGCAGCGTCGCTTCGACGGTCTCCGCGTGGGCATCGCCGTCGCGCCGGGCGGTGAGCCGGGTGCCATCGAGTTCCAGGGACGAGGCGAAGGTGACCTGCGGCAGGTCCAACCGTTCCGCCAGCTGGGCCGGCACCAGCGAAGTTTCGCCGTCGGTGGAGGCCATGCCGGTGAGGACAAGGTCCACCGGTGTTTCCGCGCCGAGGTGGCGGACGGCTGCGGCCAGCGCCAGTGAGGTGGCTGCGGCGTCGGAGCCGGCGAGCGCCTGGTCCATGAGGTGGACGCCCTCGGTGGCGCCGATCTGCAGGGACTTCTTCACGGCGTTGACCGCGCCGGCCGGGCCCATGCTCAGGGCGATGACCTTGTGGCCGGCCGCTTCCCCGCCGCGGGCCTCGATCAGCTGCAGGGCCGCCTCGAGGGCGTATTCGTCGAGTTCGGACAGGATGCTTTCGGTGCGGTCCGTTGTGTTCGCCTCGCCGGTGAGGTGCCGGTCGAACTGGGCGTCCGGGACGTGTTTGACCAGCACAATGATCTTCAATGTCTCTTCCACTGTGTTTACAGCAGCCTTCCATGCGGGTGGACAGCCAGCCGGGTGGGGTCGTGGCCGCGAAGCGCCCGGCGTGCCGGGTTGCTCCTAGCTAACCATATCGGGGAGCGCAGGCGCGGGCAGGTTGCGCAGCACGGCAAGGGCCGGGCGGCACCTGGTGGCGCTGCCCGGCCCGAGGGACGTGCCGGCTTTCTTTTGCTGGTCCTGCCGCTTTAACTACTGATCTGTTTCTGCTGCTCTGTTTTTACTGATCTGCCGCTGTGCCGAGGGTAACGTCGAGCTGCTGTTGCTTGCCTCCGCGGAGCACTGTCACCTTCACTGCAGCACCGGCAGCCTGTTCGCGGACTGCCGCAGTCAGCTGGTTCGGATCGCTGATGGTGAGGTCCTGGAACTTCGTTACGACATCGCCGACCTTGATGCCCGCCTTGTCGGCGGCAGAGCCGGCCTCTACGGTGGCCACTTCTGCACCGACGGAGAAGCCGGAAGCCGACGCGCTTGCCGACTTCTGCTTGACGCTGACGCCGAACTGCCCGTGCGTCGCCTTGCCGGTGTTGATGATCTCCTGCGCCACGCGCTTGGCGTGGTTGATCGGGATGCTGAACCCGACACCGATGTTTCCGCTGCTCGCGGAGTCGCCGCCGGCCGAAGCAATCGCCACGTTGACGCCGATGATCTCGCCCTTGGTGTTGACCAGGGCGCCACCGGAGTTGCCCGGGTTGATGGCGGCGTCGGTCTGGATCACGTTGATCGAAATGCTTCCCTGGTTGGCGGTGCTCTGACCCTGCCCGCCGTCCGGCGGGGCAAACTGGAAGCCCTGGCCGCCGCCCTGGGAGTTGTCCGCCCCATCCTTCGGCGCGGCCGAGGAAGCCACGCTGATGGTGCGGTTGAGCGTCGAGACGATACCGTCGGTCACCGTCCCGGTGAGGCCGAGGGGAGAACCGATGGCGACAGCAGTGTCGCCGACGTTCAGCTTGCCCGAGTCGCCCAGAACGGCCGGAACCAGACCCGTAGCGCCCTGGATTTTGACGACGGCGAGATCGGACAGCGGATCCGTGCCCACGATCT is drawn from Micrococcaceae bacterium Sec5.8 and contains these coding sequences:
- a CDS encoding PIG-L deacetylase family protein, translating into MNSSAALAQSPFDPAHHRIERVLCFAAHPDDLDFGAAGTIAAWTAAGVQVSYCIMTDGDAGGFDPGQRDEIARLRIEEQRRAAALVGVTDIHYLHERDGYLEASHSVIRDVVRLIRMLRPDVVLSMHPERNWARIQKSHPDHLAVGEAVTRAVYPALENPFAYPELAEAGLEAYKLPWLWLFAGPDERDNHVMDVTDHVEAKLAAIHVHVSQHPDLEAMDRTVRGLMLRTAERANLPSGRSAEAFHVVAVNGPGTIAGF
- a CDS encoding electron transfer flavoprotein subunit beta/FixA family protein; translation: MKIIVLVKHVPDAQFDRHLTGEANTTDRTESILSELDEYALEAALQLIEARGGEAAGHKVIALSMGPAGAVNAVKKSLQIGATEGVHLMDQALAGSDAAATSLALAAAVRHLGAETPVDLVLTGMASTDGETSLVPAQLAERLDLPQVTFASSLELDGTRLTARRDGDAHAETVEATLPALVSVTDQINDPRYPNFKGIMAAKKKTITTLGLADIGVDPSQVGPSGSWTAVESAEARPARTAGTIITDEGDAGIKLVDFLAAQKML
- a CDS encoding trypsin-like peptidase domain-containing protein codes for the protein MTENPEQGTSPENRDPATPNEGAPAHPQAVPSPDSAHENPTLRLDRAGNSPHPVYPQHQPSYGRPAETQQFGAPPTYPQHSQGAYGQQHQGSYGGNQPGSPYASNPAHAPRRKAAFGVPTLVASILAAGLVGGGVVAGTSELLGDRSPASVGTSSNSQAGPVIVNNRDDVNAITAAAMKASPSVVTIKATSGSEGGTGSGIILDTDGNVLTNTHVVTLDGTAANAAIEVRLSDGKVYNAKIVGTDPLSDLAVVKIQGATGLVPAVLGDSGKLNVGDTAVAIGSPLGLTGTVTDGIVSTLNRTISVASSAAPKDGADNSQGGGQGFQFAPPDGGQGQSTANQGSISINVIQTDAAINPGNSGGALVNTKGEIIGVNVAIASAGGDSASSGNIGVGFSIPINHAKRVAQEIINTGKATHGQFGVSVKQKSASASASGFSVGAEVATVEAGSAADKAGIKVGDVVTKFQDLTISDPNQLTAAVREQAAGAAVKVTVLRGGKQQQLDVTLGTAADQ
- a CDS encoding electron transfer flavoprotein subunit alpha/FixB family protein, with the translated sequence MAKVLVFIDNPGQVLKKSSLELLTIARSLGEPAVALNGELHDDVAAALGAYGVQSLYRPSAADLNDYLVGPKASYLAAAVQTADATIVLTENSAEAREVAARLGIKLGAGVITDVVAVDPDGTAHKSVLAGSYTTAAKATTPVTVLTVKANSVTPEPAVTGTAPVTSTVRVPDTAAAASARITARNEKPASGRPDLAEARIIVAGGRGVDGNFGPLEDLADALGAAIGASRAATDAGWIGHDAQVGQTGKTVSPQLYISAGISGAIQQKAGMQTAKVIVAVNKDAESPIFEIADFGIVGDLFQVLPQATEEIKKRRG